The following proteins come from a genomic window of Bradyrhizobium paxllaeri:
- the iaaH gene encoding indoleacetamide hydrolase translates to MDLDQLTATQAAADLCAGKITSKALTAAALARAKAKTDLNAFITLDEAGAMKTAEAFDAGRKKGSCKPLGGVPIVIKDNIEVAGLPSTAGTPALKKFVPKKDAPVAAKLRAAGAVIIGKTNMHELAFGISGYNGGFKTGTEPGVRNAYDATKIAGGSSSGTGAAVGARIVTAGLGTDTGGSVRVPCALNGCAALRPTVGRYPQAGIAPISHTRDTAGPMASTMADVAILDRVIAGGGAIAPAELKQVRIGIDKSMLTNLDGDTEAAFKAALEKLKASGVTVVDIEMPKLAELNGQVGFPLALYEAYDDMVAYLKKSGSGVSIENLTKEIASPDVKGTYDGLVIPRKLPGPNNTVADAKPAYDAAMKIARPALQALYRDTFAKNKLDAIAFPTVPKVAIASNADSSSLANFMLFIQNTDPGSNAGVPGIQLPIALGASSKLPVGLELDGPAGSDRKLLAIGMAMEKLFGRLPPPSR, encoded by the coding sequence ATCGATCTGGACCAGCTCACCGCAACGCAAGCCGCTGCTGATCTCTGCGCCGGCAAGATCACCAGCAAGGCGCTGACCGCCGCGGCTCTGGCGCGGGCCAAGGCGAAGACCGATCTCAACGCCTTCATCACGCTGGACGAGGCGGGCGCGATGAAGACCGCCGAGGCTTTTGACGCCGGCCGCAAGAAGGGCTCCTGCAAGCCGCTCGGCGGCGTCCCCATCGTGATCAAAGACAATATCGAGGTGGCCGGCCTCCCCAGTACGGCCGGGACGCCGGCGCTGAAAAAGTTCGTGCCGAAGAAAGATGCGCCAGTGGCCGCAAAACTGCGCGCGGCAGGCGCCGTCATCATCGGCAAGACCAACATGCATGAACTCGCCTTCGGCATCTCCGGCTATAATGGAGGCTTCAAGACTGGCACGGAGCCCGGCGTGCGCAATGCCTACGACGCGACAAAGATTGCCGGCGGCTCGTCATCCGGGACGGGCGCTGCGGTCGGCGCGCGGATCGTTACCGCGGGCCTCGGTACCGACACCGGCGGATCGGTCAGGGTCCCCTGCGCGCTGAACGGCTGCGCCGCGCTGCGTCCGACAGTCGGCCGCTATCCGCAAGCCGGCATCGCGCCGATTTCCCACACCCGCGACACCGCCGGCCCGATGGCGTCGACGATGGCCGACGTGGCGATCCTCGACCGCGTCATCGCCGGCGGCGGCGCAATCGCGCCCGCCGAGCTGAAGCAGGTGCGCATCGGCATCGACAAATCGATGCTGACCAATCTGGATGGCGATACCGAGGCCGCATTCAAGGCTGCGCTGGAAAAACTCAAGGCGAGTGGTGTGACGGTGGTCGATATCGAGATGCCGAAGCTTGCCGAACTCAACGGCCAGGTCGGATTTCCGCTCGCGCTTTACGAGGCGTACGACGACATGGTCGCATATCTGAAGAAGAGCGGCAGCGGCGTCAGTATCGAGAACCTCACCAAGGAGATCGCCAGCCCCGACGTGAAAGGCACCTATGACGGGTTGGTGATTCCGCGCAAGCTGCCGGGACCGAACAACACGGTCGCCGATGCCAAACCCGCCTATGACGCCGCGATGAAGATTGCCCGGCCGGCGCTGCAGGCGCTCTATCGCGATACGTTTGCGAAGAACAAGCTCGACGCCATCGCCTTTCCGACCGTACCGAAGGTCGCGATTGCGTCGAATGCGGACTCATCGAGCCTCGCCAACTTCATGCTGTTCATCCAGAACACCGATCCCGGCAGCAATGCCGGCGTTCCCGGCATCCAGCTTCCGATCGCGCTGGGCGCGTCGAGCAAATTGCCCGTCGGGCTCGAACTCGATGGCCCCGCGGGAAGCGATCGCAAACTGCTCGCGATCGGCATGGCCATGGAAAAGCTGTTCGGCCGGTTACCGCCGCCGTCACGCTAG